In the Nicotiana tabacum cultivar K326 chromosome 16, ASM71507v2, whole genome shotgun sequence genome, one interval contains:
- the LOC107822065 gene encoding uncharacterized protein LOC107822065, whose translation MGKKRKSLASKLDEVDRSMYSTFCSGANSLSQLYTQAMNQQKLSFQAGERHGLEKLYQSILRQQEGGSRVTIADIMNYLQSELDYSGEDHSISPRLPQNQHSQPMHFANSAFPVSSGSIGVAAPGHGVRSDHDLQSKNYVFSNALSSPVRRSLQNYQIAQGGFLLNNVQPSNGARNNETNVQQQNRESNSSNSADASMDMHSDSPGHDFTY comes from the exons ATGGGGAAGAAGCGGAAGTCATTGGCATCGAAGCTGGATGAGGTGGATCGAAGCATGTATTCGACGTTTTGTAGCGGAGCGAATTCGCTTTCACAGCTTTATACTCAGGCTATGAACCAACAGAAGCTTTCCTTTCAGGCGGGTGAACGCCACGGCTTG GAGAAACTGTATCAATCGATCTTGAGACAACAAGAGGGAGGATCCAGAGTGACAATTGCTGACATAATGAACTACCTGCAG TCGGAACTGGACTATAGTGGAGAGGACCATTCAATTTCGCCTAGACTGCCGCAGAACCAGCACTCTCAACCAATGCATTTCGCAAATTCAGCCTTTCCAGTCTCTTCGGGCTCAATTGGTGTAGCAGCTCCAGGACATGGCGTACGATCAGATCATGATCTGCAATCGAAGAATTATGTTTTCTCAAATGCACTTTCAAGCCCTGTTCGACGAAGCCTGCAGAACTATCAAATTGCTCAAGGAGGTTTCCTTTTAAACAACGTGCAGCCTTCAAATGGAGCAAGAAACAACGAAACGAATGTCCAGCAGCAAAATAGGGAGTCCAATAGCAGTAACTCAGCTGATGCGTCCATGGATATGCATTCTGATAGCCCAGGTCATGATTTTACTTACTGA